A genome region from Lucilia cuprina isolate Lc7/37 chromosome 3, ASM2204524v1, whole genome shotgun sequence includes the following:
- the LOC111681444 gene encoding rho GTPase-activating protein 190 isoform X2: MLKTTKMKQFNVSVIGLSGTEKDRGQVGVGKSCLCNRFIRPMADDYFIDHISVLSQSDFSGRIVNNDHFLYWGDVHKTTDEGTEYTFHVIEQTEFMDDSTFQPFKVGKMEPYIKRCTATKVFSAEKLMYICKNQLGIEKEYEQKIMPEGRLVIDGFVVVFDVSPVPNRNIEKQVEFVQNAITLILKNKKPLVLVTTKNDDSSELYIREAEKICQRKEYKGMVQLIETSAHESINTDLAFLVLAQMIEKVKNRIKIIPYHEAARSRKELLESRSEAVTRLIRNQITDYHILWSQGSKMLAQFREWTEFLNIFGHDAGQKLFRRHMKKLRDDHMNKKLHQYLDKFARTLEYMLPDINAISASDDDVWECAKGYIRNHLEFDQYFFECPQASWQELVDMDETEDEHRIPFDILETSEAETVFRNFLNSVQQDKKKIGWKQQFKMLLEESGFVTPGKQLSEVRVLFMGRECFEALSEHDCQQIYDIHQDEIIEKSKQNFVELLLEHAQFFQQFKNVDIITQEDVRQITDVLQDDSRYKILDRLDQERRVILFQHLGFMHCPIRDHCPFYHSCVDNFVEEILADKSGGNLKTLGGGVGGGVNWKNQSTDKTLNLLIVGSEHLASDLLNDIRMCTGSKGEYIYENQTYYLNYRIANGDMEAFKAIDVYSSGLICVYSNQQSFETLKDNLERTLLCNLELEDKFENLPIVLVYQPQDLKENEVDYLRNEGLRLAEMLHCDFIDHQQNHQKYVYDILNIVIDSLRVTEMKSLESFPPNQTDLRILVCMFCGDQYDIENIISPLTTESTFCKAAEHSIVVDVFIGDSKKRVEFIISSYHGINQYRDELIHGFIFVYSAKRRSSLANLNVLVSQNSNIPLQIVAITESGGANAFFSSEICQFLITEGNSLADRYKASFMTFSADQYVKFAFYSPFLKNAWDNKYEVENLHVEESITLDSGEGTLENSVNQLPRPPPRHESYMLSSTLGTDGSGSENYEMLPTRSLNSLNERDISLDEIYEESNEKPKMLHQRFQIFPPPTTPPEPAPPDHQLITCSYKSQFVSASESSLEEITSDVSGSKDSLATHDAEWLDDKTDVRRNANKNSIWNNFGGSTHAYTTGRRHIDSNLNKIRPKGPSQTLKQPGKLNLKNFQLVSDAVAKMNFGGETYLPCDDKDPKRYTQFDHSQLDGDEDDSEELAEYEQIYENEDCTESDSCASSTERKARQQNAYYKQINKKPPANKKTKKKKVAIPVQTPRVPMFGSYVSPPEIPLHYQRMVGTEKKKIGEPPSINDIIKTDKSPEYTMVPEAPALFASDNLSEFNMNAKCLKEYEKTEKRRLKEESARLRKQQEKEKEQEKKLKRKLKQNSKGFPDTESQFDKLMISDKVEIPIFLIKCIEYIEKEGLDSEGIYRVPGSRAHVDLLFQKFEEDTNTVIELLDIPVNAVATALKDFFSKRLPALFSKDIIKELEEVAVFVLGSRGIGSKMNVEVKTDRSCRLMALKTLLEKLPPVNFAILKYIFQHFVHVSDNSKLNSMDSKNLAICWWPTLIPIDFTDMGHFEQLRPYLEDIVQTMIDQYPYLFCGEDAFVMV, from the exons ATGTTGAAAACG ACAAAAATGAAGCAGTTTAATGTATCGGTCATCGGCTTGTCCGGGACTGAAAAGGATAGAGGTCAAGTAGGCGTTGGTAAATCATGCTTATGCAATCGATTTATAAGGCCTATGGCTGATGATTATTTCATAGATCACATATCAGTGTTAAGTCAG agTGATTTTAGCGGTAGAATTGTGAATAATGATCATTTTCTCTATTGGGGTGATGTACACAAAACAACCGACGAGGGAACGGAATATACATTTCATGTAATCGAGCAAACAGAGTTTATGGATGACTCTACATTTCAGCCATTCAAAGTTGGCAAAATGGAACCTTATATAAAGAGATGTACAGCGACAAAAGTGTTTTCAGCCGAAAAGCTCATGTACATTTGTAAAAATCAATTGGGCATCGAAAAAgaatatgaacaaaaaataatgccGGAAGGACGTTTGGTTATCgatggttttgttgttgtattcgaCGTGAGCCCTGTGCCAAATAGAAATATTGAGAAGCAAGTAGAGTTTGTTCAAAATGCcattactttaatattaaagaataaGAAGCCCCTGGTACTGGTGACAACAAAAAATGACGATTCAAGTGAATTGTACATAAGAGAAGCCGAAAAGATTTGCCAACGTAAGGAATACAAAGGAATGGTGCAATTGATTGAAACATCCGCACATGAATCCATAAATACTGACTTGGCGTTTTTGGTATTGGCGCAAATGATTGAGAAAGTAAAAAATCGCATCAAAATTATACCATATCATGAGGCTGCCCGATCACGAAAGGAATTGCTAGAAAGCCGCTCAGAAGCCGTGACTCGACTTATACGTAATCAAATTACCGATTATCATATACTTTGGTCACAAGGCTCAAAAATGCTTGCTCAATTTAGAGAGTGGACGGAGTTTCTCAATATTTTTGGTCACGACGCTGGACAGAAGCTATTTAGACGTCATATGAAGAAATTGAGAGACGATCATATGAATAAGAAATTACATCAATATTTGGATAAGTTCGCTCGTACACTCGAATACATGTTGCCGGACATAAATGCCATATCAGCAAGTGATGACGATGTCTGGGAATGTGCCAAGGGTTATATACGAAATCATTTAGAATTTGATCAATATTTCTTCGAATGTCCCCAGGCGTCTTGGCAAGAACTGGTTGATATGGATGAAACAGAAGATGAACATCGTATACCGTTTGATATTTTGGAAACATCTGAAGCCGAGACAGTATTTAGGAACTTTTTAAATTCAGTTCAGcaagataaaaagaaaatcgG CTggaaacaacaatttaaaatgttgttggaGGAATCTGGATTTGTTACACCTGGTAAACAACTGTCAGAAGTACGTGTTCTTTTTATGGGACGCGAATGTTTTGAGGCTTTGTCTGAGCATGACTGCCAGCAAATTTATGATATTCACCAGGATGAAATtatcgaaaaaagtaaacagaACTTTGTGGAACTACTCTTAGAACATGCTCAATTTTTTCagcaatttaaaaatgttgatattaTAACGCAAGAAGACGTAAGGCAAATTACAGATGTGTTACAAGATGACTCGAG ATATAAGATATTAGATCGCTTGGATCAGGAGAGAAGAGTTATTTTGTTTCAGCATCTCGGCTTTATGCATTGTCCCATACGCGACCATTGCCCGTTTTACCATAGTTGTGTTGATAATTTTGTGGAGGAAATACTAGCTGACAAATCAGGTGGAAATCTTAAAACGTTGGGTGGTGGTGTCGGCGGTGGCGTCAACTGGAAGAATCAAAGTACTGATAAAACCCTTAATTTGCTCATTGTGGGCTCTGAACACTTAGCCAGTGATTTGCTCAATGATATACGCATGTGTACAGGCTCTAAGGGTGAATACATCTATGAAAATCAGACTTATTATCTTAACTATCGCATTGCTAATGGCGATATGGAAGCCTTTAAGGCCATAGATGTTTATTCAAGTG GACTAATTTGTGTTTATTCAAATCAACAGTCATTCGAAACACTTAAGGATAATTTAGAACGAACATTGCTTTGTAATTTAGAGTTGGAAGATAAATTCGAAAATCTACCAATTGTTCTAGTTTACCAGCCGCAAGATTTGAAAGAAAACGAAGTAGATTATTTACGCAACGAAGGTTTAAGATTGGCCGAAATGTTGCATTGTGATTTCATTGACCACCAGCAGAATCATCAGAAATATGTGtatgacattttaaatattgtaattgattCTTTAAGGGTTACGGAAATGAAATCTCTCGAATCATTTCCTCCCAATCAAACCGATCTACGCATATTAGTTTGTATGTTTTGCGGTGATCAATacgatattgaaaatattataagtCCCTTAACAACTGAATCGACATTTTGCAAAGCAGCTGAACATTCCATTGTAGTTGATGTTTTCATAGGCGACTCTAAGAAACGGGTCGAATTTATAATTTCATCATATCACGGTATAAATCAGTATCGCGATGAATTAATAcatggttttatttttgtatattcagCCAAAAGACGCTCTTCATTGGCCAATTTAAA TGTTTTAGTTTCACAAAACTCCAATATACCATTACAAATTGTGGCTATAACAGAAAGTGGTGGTGCCAATGCATTTTTCAGTAGCGAAATCTGTCAATTTTTAATAACGGAAGGTAACTCATTAGCAGATCGTTACAAAGCTAGTTTTATGACGTTTTCGGCAGATCAATAtgttaaat tcGCTTTCTACAGTCCTTTCTTAAAGAATGCTTGGGATAACAAGTATGAAGTTGAAAATTTACATGTTGAGGAGTCAATTACTTTAGATTCAGGAGAAGGTACACTGGAGAATTCGGTAAATCAGTTGCCGAGACCACCACCACGTCACGAAAGTTACATGCTTTCAAGTACCCTAGGTACAGATGGCTCTGGTAGTGAAAATTACGAAATGCTTCCTACACGTTCTCTAAATTCATTAAATG AAAGAGACATATCGTTAGATGAAATCTATGAAGAAAGCAACGAAAAGCCAAAAATGCTTCATCAAA GATTCCAGATATTTCCTCCTCCAACAACTCCTCCAGAGCCAGCTCCTCCAGATCATCAGCTCATTACATGCTCATATAAGAGCCAATTCGTATCAGCTTCCGAGTCTAGTTTGGAAGAAATAACAT CGGATGTCAGCGGGTCAAAGGATTCATTGGCTACACATGATGCAG aatggTTAGATGATAAAACAGATGTTCGCCgtaatgcaaataaaaattctatttggaATAATTTTGGTGGCTCAACACATGCTTACACAACTGGTCGTAGGCACATAGACtctaatttgaataaaattcgtCCAAAAGGTCCAAGTCAGACCCTAAAG CAACCAggaaagttaaatttaaaaaattttcaactagTTAGTGATGCTGTAGCAAAAATGAATTTTGGCGGTGAAACTTATCTACCCTGCGATGATAAGGATCCTAAACGTTATACACAATTCGATCATTCTCAGTTGGATGGTGATGAAGATGATTCAGAAGAATTAGCTGAATATGAACAAATATATGAAAACGAAG ACTGCACCGAATCGGATAGTTGTGCCAGTTCTACTGAACGTAAGGCGCGACAACAAAATGCTTATTACAAGCAGATAAACAAGAAACCGCCAGCCAACAAGAAGACCAAGAAGAAGAAAGTTGCTATACCTGTTCAGACTCCACGTGTTCCAATGTTTGGCTCATATGTAAGCCCACCGGAAATACCACTTCATTATCAGAGAATGGTTGGCACTGAAAAAA agAAAATTGGTGAACCACCCAGTATTAATGATATTATTAAAACAGATAAATCACCAGAA TATACTATGGTTCCGGAAGCACCGGCACTTTTCGCTTCAGATAACCTAAGCGAATTTAATATGaatgcaaaatgtttaaaagaataTGAAAAGACAGAAAAACGTCGTCTTAAAGAGGAAAGTGCCAGATTACGCAAACAGcaagagaaagaaaaagaacaagaaaagaAGCTTAAACGAAAACTTAAACAGAATTCCAAAGGTTTTCCCGATACAGAATCTCAATTTGATAAACTAATGATCTCGGACAAAGTGGAAattccaatatttttaataaaatgtatagaATACATAGAAAAAGAGGGGCTTGATTCCGAAGGCATTTACAGAGTACCCGGCAGTCGAGCACATGttgatttattatttcaaaaattcgaaGAAG aCACCAATACAGTGATTGAGTTATTAGACATTCCAGTTAATGCAGTTGCTACAGCATTAAAAGACTTTTTCTCCAAGCGATTACCAGCATTGTTTAGCAAGGATATTATAAAGGAGCTAGAAGAAGTTGCtg tttttgttttaggtTCCCGTGGTATTGGTTCTAAAATGAATGTGGAAGTAAAAACCGATCGAAGTTGCCGATTAATGGCTTTAAAGACACTATTAGAAAAGTTGCCACCTgttaattttgcaattttaaaatatattttccagcATTTTGTTCA TGTTTCCGACAATTCCAAATTGAATAGCATGGATAGTAAAAATTTAGCTATATGCTGGTGGCCAACACTTATTCCTATAGATTTCACAGACATGGGTCATTTCGAGCAATTACGTCCCTATTTAGAAGATATTGTGCAAACCATGATCGATCAGTATCCATATCTATTCTGTGGCGAAGATGCCTTCGTAAtggtataa
- the LOC111681444 gene encoding rho GTPase-activating protein 190 isoform X3 codes for MLKTTKMKQFNVSVIGLSGTEKDRGQVGVGKSCLCNRFIRPMADDYFIDHISVLSQSDFSGRIVNNDHFLYWGDVHKTTDEGTEYTFHVIEQTEFMDDSTFQPFKVGKMEPYIKRCTATKVFSAEKLMYICKNQLGIEKEYEQKIMPEGRLVIDGFVVVFDVSPVPNRNIEKQVEFVQNAITLILKNKKPLVLVTTKNDDSSELYIREAEKICQRKEYKGMVQLIETSAHESINTDLAFLVLAQMIEKVKNRIKIIPYHEAARSRKELLESRSEAVTRLIRNQITDYHILWSQGSKMLAQFREWTEFLNIFGHDAGQKLFRRHMKKLRDDHMNKKLHQYLDKFARTLEYMLPDINAISASDDDVWECAKGYIRNHLEFDQYFFECPQASWQELVDMDETEDEHRIPFDILETSEAETVFRNFLNSVQQDKKKIGWKQQFKMLLEESGFVTPGKQLSEVRVLFMGRECFEALSEHDCQQIYDIHQDEIIEKSKQNFVELLLEHAQFFQQFKNVDIITQEDVRQITDVLQDDSRYKILDRLDQERRVILFQHLGFMHCPIRDHCPFYHSCVDNFVEEILADKSGGNLKTLGGGVGGGVNWKNQSTDKTLNLLIVGSEHLASDLLNDIRMCTGSKGEYIYENQTYYLNYRIANGDMEAFKAIDVYSSGLICVYSNQQSFETLKDNLERTLLCNLELEDKFENLPIVLVYQPQDLKENEVDYLRNEGLRLAEMLHCDFIDHQQNHQKYVYDILNIVIDSLRVTEMKSLESFPPNQTDLRILVCMFCGDQYDIENIISPLTTESTFCKAAEHSIVVDVFIGDSKKRVEFIISSYHGINQYRDELIHGFIFVYSAKRRSSLANLNVLVSQNSNIPLQIVAITESGGANAFFSSEICQFLITEGNSLADRYKASFMTFSADQYVKFAFYSPFLKNAWDNKYEVENLHVEESITLDSGEGTLENSVNQLPRPPPRHESYMLSSTLGTDGSGSENYEMLPTRSLNSLNEERDISLDEIYEESNEKPKMLHQRFQIFPPPTTPPEPAPPDHQLITCSYKSQFVSASESSLEEITSDVSGSKDSLATHDAEWLDDKTDVRRNANKNSIWNNFGGSTHAYTTGRRHIDSNLNKIRPKGPSQTLKQPGKLNLKNFQLVSDAVAKMNFGGETYLPCDDKDPKRYTQFDHSQLDGDEDDSEELAEYEQIYENEDCTESDSCASSTERKARQQNAYYKQINKKPPANKKTKKKKVAIPVQTPRVPMFGSYVSPPEIPLHYQRMVGTEKKKIGEPPSINDIIKTDKSPEYTMVPEAPALFASDNLSEFNMNAKCLKEYEKTEKRRLKEESARLRKQQEKEKEQEKKLKRKLKQNSKGFPDTESQFDKLMISDKVEIPIFLIKCIEYIEKEGLDSEGIYRVPGSRAHVDLLFQKFEEDTNTVIELLDIPVNAVATALKDFFSKRLPALFSKDIIKELEEVAGSRGIGSKMNVEVKTDRSCRLMALKTLLEKLPPVNFAILKYIFQHFVHVSDNSKLNSMDSKNLAICWWPTLIPIDFTDMGHFEQLRPYLEDIVQTMIDQYPYLFCGEDAFVMV; via the exons ATGTTGAAAACG ACAAAAATGAAGCAGTTTAATGTATCGGTCATCGGCTTGTCCGGGACTGAAAAGGATAGAGGTCAAGTAGGCGTTGGTAAATCATGCTTATGCAATCGATTTATAAGGCCTATGGCTGATGATTATTTCATAGATCACATATCAGTGTTAAGTCAG agTGATTTTAGCGGTAGAATTGTGAATAATGATCATTTTCTCTATTGGGGTGATGTACACAAAACAACCGACGAGGGAACGGAATATACATTTCATGTAATCGAGCAAACAGAGTTTATGGATGACTCTACATTTCAGCCATTCAAAGTTGGCAAAATGGAACCTTATATAAAGAGATGTACAGCGACAAAAGTGTTTTCAGCCGAAAAGCTCATGTACATTTGTAAAAATCAATTGGGCATCGAAAAAgaatatgaacaaaaaataatgccGGAAGGACGTTTGGTTATCgatggttttgttgttgtattcgaCGTGAGCCCTGTGCCAAATAGAAATATTGAGAAGCAAGTAGAGTTTGTTCAAAATGCcattactttaatattaaagaataaGAAGCCCCTGGTACTGGTGACAACAAAAAATGACGATTCAAGTGAATTGTACATAAGAGAAGCCGAAAAGATTTGCCAACGTAAGGAATACAAAGGAATGGTGCAATTGATTGAAACATCCGCACATGAATCCATAAATACTGACTTGGCGTTTTTGGTATTGGCGCAAATGATTGAGAAAGTAAAAAATCGCATCAAAATTATACCATATCATGAGGCTGCCCGATCACGAAAGGAATTGCTAGAAAGCCGCTCAGAAGCCGTGACTCGACTTATACGTAATCAAATTACCGATTATCATATACTTTGGTCACAAGGCTCAAAAATGCTTGCTCAATTTAGAGAGTGGACGGAGTTTCTCAATATTTTTGGTCACGACGCTGGACAGAAGCTATTTAGACGTCATATGAAGAAATTGAGAGACGATCATATGAATAAGAAATTACATCAATATTTGGATAAGTTCGCTCGTACACTCGAATACATGTTGCCGGACATAAATGCCATATCAGCAAGTGATGACGATGTCTGGGAATGTGCCAAGGGTTATATACGAAATCATTTAGAATTTGATCAATATTTCTTCGAATGTCCCCAGGCGTCTTGGCAAGAACTGGTTGATATGGATGAAACAGAAGATGAACATCGTATACCGTTTGATATTTTGGAAACATCTGAAGCCGAGACAGTATTTAGGAACTTTTTAAATTCAGTTCAGcaagataaaaagaaaatcgG CTggaaacaacaatttaaaatgttgttggaGGAATCTGGATTTGTTACACCTGGTAAACAACTGTCAGAAGTACGTGTTCTTTTTATGGGACGCGAATGTTTTGAGGCTTTGTCTGAGCATGACTGCCAGCAAATTTATGATATTCACCAGGATGAAATtatcgaaaaaagtaaacagaACTTTGTGGAACTACTCTTAGAACATGCTCAATTTTTTCagcaatttaaaaatgttgatattaTAACGCAAGAAGACGTAAGGCAAATTACAGATGTGTTACAAGATGACTCGAG ATATAAGATATTAGATCGCTTGGATCAGGAGAGAAGAGTTATTTTGTTTCAGCATCTCGGCTTTATGCATTGTCCCATACGCGACCATTGCCCGTTTTACCATAGTTGTGTTGATAATTTTGTGGAGGAAATACTAGCTGACAAATCAGGTGGAAATCTTAAAACGTTGGGTGGTGGTGTCGGCGGTGGCGTCAACTGGAAGAATCAAAGTACTGATAAAACCCTTAATTTGCTCATTGTGGGCTCTGAACACTTAGCCAGTGATTTGCTCAATGATATACGCATGTGTACAGGCTCTAAGGGTGAATACATCTATGAAAATCAGACTTATTATCTTAACTATCGCATTGCTAATGGCGATATGGAAGCCTTTAAGGCCATAGATGTTTATTCAAGTG GACTAATTTGTGTTTATTCAAATCAACAGTCATTCGAAACACTTAAGGATAATTTAGAACGAACATTGCTTTGTAATTTAGAGTTGGAAGATAAATTCGAAAATCTACCAATTGTTCTAGTTTACCAGCCGCAAGATTTGAAAGAAAACGAAGTAGATTATTTACGCAACGAAGGTTTAAGATTGGCCGAAATGTTGCATTGTGATTTCATTGACCACCAGCAGAATCATCAGAAATATGTGtatgacattttaaatattgtaattgattCTTTAAGGGTTACGGAAATGAAATCTCTCGAATCATTTCCTCCCAATCAAACCGATCTACGCATATTAGTTTGTATGTTTTGCGGTGATCAATacgatattgaaaatattataagtCCCTTAACAACTGAATCGACATTTTGCAAAGCAGCTGAACATTCCATTGTAGTTGATGTTTTCATAGGCGACTCTAAGAAACGGGTCGAATTTATAATTTCATCATATCACGGTATAAATCAGTATCGCGATGAATTAATAcatggttttatttttgtatattcagCCAAAAGACGCTCTTCATTGGCCAATTTAAA TGTTTTAGTTTCACAAAACTCCAATATACCATTACAAATTGTGGCTATAACAGAAAGTGGTGGTGCCAATGCATTTTTCAGTAGCGAAATCTGTCAATTTTTAATAACGGAAGGTAACTCATTAGCAGATCGTTACAAAGCTAGTTTTATGACGTTTTCGGCAGATCAATAtgttaaat tcGCTTTCTACAGTCCTTTCTTAAAGAATGCTTGGGATAACAAGTATGAAGTTGAAAATTTACATGTTGAGGAGTCAATTACTTTAGATTCAGGAGAAGGTACACTGGAGAATTCGGTAAATCAGTTGCCGAGACCACCACCACGTCACGAAAGTTACATGCTTTCAAGTACCCTAGGTACAGATGGCTCTGGTAGTGAAAATTACGAAATGCTTCCTACACGTTCTCTAAATTCATTAAATG AAGAAAGAGACATATCGTTAGATGAAATCTATGAAGAAAGCAACGAAAAGCCAAAAATGCTTCATCAAA GATTCCAGATATTTCCTCCTCCAACAACTCCTCCAGAGCCAGCTCCTCCAGATCATCAGCTCATTACATGCTCATATAAGAGCCAATTCGTATCAGCTTCCGAGTCTAGTTTGGAAGAAATAACAT CGGATGTCAGCGGGTCAAAGGATTCATTGGCTACACATGATGCAG aatggTTAGATGATAAAACAGATGTTCGCCgtaatgcaaataaaaattctatttggaATAATTTTGGTGGCTCAACACATGCTTACACAACTGGTCGTAGGCACATAGACtctaatttgaataaaattcgtCCAAAAGGTCCAAGTCAGACCCTAAAG CAACCAggaaagttaaatttaaaaaattttcaactagTTAGTGATGCTGTAGCAAAAATGAATTTTGGCGGTGAAACTTATCTACCCTGCGATGATAAGGATCCTAAACGTTATACACAATTCGATCATTCTCAGTTGGATGGTGATGAAGATGATTCAGAAGAATTAGCTGAATATGAACAAATATATGAAAACGAAG ACTGCACCGAATCGGATAGTTGTGCCAGTTCTACTGAACGTAAGGCGCGACAACAAAATGCTTATTACAAGCAGATAAACAAGAAACCGCCAGCCAACAAGAAGACCAAGAAGAAGAAAGTTGCTATACCTGTTCAGACTCCACGTGTTCCAATGTTTGGCTCATATGTAAGCCCACCGGAAATACCACTTCATTATCAGAGAATGGTTGGCACTGAAAAAA agAAAATTGGTGAACCACCCAGTATTAATGATATTATTAAAACAGATAAATCACCAGAA TATACTATGGTTCCGGAAGCACCGGCACTTTTCGCTTCAGATAACCTAAGCGAATTTAATATGaatgcaaaatgtttaaaagaataTGAAAAGACAGAAAAACGTCGTCTTAAAGAGGAAAGTGCCAGATTACGCAAACAGcaagagaaagaaaaagaacaagaaaagaAGCTTAAACGAAAACTTAAACAGAATTCCAAAGGTTTTCCCGATACAGAATCTCAATTTGATAAACTAATGATCTCGGACAAAGTGGAAattccaatatttttaataaaatgtatagaATACATAGAAAAAGAGGGGCTTGATTCCGAAGGCATTTACAGAGTACCCGGCAGTCGAGCACATGttgatttattatttcaaaaattcgaaGAAG aCACCAATACAGTGATTGAGTTATTAGACATTCCAGTTAATGCAGTTGCTACAGCATTAAAAGACTTTTTCTCCAAGCGATTACCAGCATTGTTTAGCAAGGATATTATAAAGGAGCTAGAAGAAGTTGCtg gtTCCCGTGGTATTGGTTCTAAAATGAATGTGGAAGTAAAAACCGATCGAAGTTGCCGATTAATGGCTTTAAAGACACTATTAGAAAAGTTGCCACCTgttaattttgcaattttaaaatatattttccagcATTTTGTTCA TGTTTCCGACAATTCCAAATTGAATAGCATGGATAGTAAAAATTTAGCTATATGCTGGTGGCCAACACTTATTCCTATAGATTTCACAGACATGGGTCATTTCGAGCAATTACGTCCCTATTTAGAAGATATTGTGCAAACCATGATCGATCAGTATCCATATCTATTCTGTGGCGAAGATGCCTTCGTAAtggtataa